In a single window of the Rhodoferax saidenbachensis genome:
- a CDS encoding LysR family transcriptional regulator, whose translation MDHFHLVSVFVAVVDAQGFAGAARKLGMSPPAVTRAINALERHLGLHLLTRTTRTVRVTDAGARYAQDCRRILAELREADESVSGLHAAPRGRLTITAPVLFGGMYVTPVVTEYLTRYPQVTATCLFLDRVVNLVDEGVDVAVRIGALPDSTLQAIQVGQVRRVICAAPGYLAEHGSPASPDDLHRHTIISANDITPHPEWRLRKDGVPHSVRLQARMTTTTNDSAIAAAVHGFGVAQLMSYQVAEHLRAGRLRTVLTAFEPEALPIHVLHREGRHAPQRVRAFLDLAIAQLRADSGLR comes from the coding sequence ATGGACCATTTCCACCTTGTCTCGGTGTTTGTGGCGGTGGTGGATGCCCAGGGCTTTGCGGGTGCGGCCCGCAAGCTGGGCATGTCGCCACCGGCTGTCACGCGGGCCATCAATGCGCTGGAAAGGCACCTCGGCCTGCATCTGCTCACACGTACCACGCGCACAGTGCGCGTCACCGATGCGGGTGCGCGTTATGCGCAGGACTGCCGCCGCATCCTGGCGGAACTGCGTGAGGCGGACGAATCGGTCAGTGGCCTGCACGCCGCACCGCGCGGGCGCCTCACCATCACCGCCCCGGTTCTGTTTGGCGGCATGTATGTCACGCCGGTGGTGACGGAGTACCTCACGCGCTATCCACAGGTCACGGCTACGTGCCTGTTTCTAGACCGGGTGGTGAATTTGGTGGACGAAGGCGTGGATGTGGCCGTGCGCATCGGCGCCTTGCCAGACTCCACCCTGCAGGCCATCCAGGTGGGGCAAGTGCGCCGTGTCATCTGTGCCGCGCCCGGTTATCTGGCCGAGCACGGCAGTCCGGCAAGCCCGGATGATCTGCACCGCCACACCATTATTTCTGCCAACGACATCACGCCCCACCCTGAATGGCGGCTGCGCAAAGACGGTGTGCCGCACAGCGTGCGTCTGCAGGCGCGCATGACCACCACGACCAACGATTCCGCCATTGCCGCTGCCGTGCACGGCTTTGGCGTGGCCCAGCTCATGTCGTACCAGGTGGCGGAGCACCTGCGCGCCGGGCGGCTGCGCACGGTGCTGACCGCGTTTGAGCCCGAGGCCTTGCCCATCCACGTCTTGCACCGCGAGGGTCGGCATGCGCCACAGCGCGTACGTGCGTTTCTGGACTTGGCTATTGCGCAGTTGCGCGC
- a CDS encoding pyridoxamine 5'-phosphate oxidase family protein: protein MNAVHRFSSDVAFTDTVKAIQTRKGSRHGYARMEQSGAWESRITPELADFLATQTSIYMATANAEGQPYIQHRGGPAGFLRVLDEHTIGFVDYAGNKQYISAGNLAENAKAHLFLMDYAHRQRIKIWGEARVVEGDAALVERLMPEGYKARAEQVILFTVSAWDTNCPQHIPVRFEAADVQAALDVRDARIRELETALQQLRGTT, encoded by the coding sequence ATGAACGCAGTACACAGGTTTTCCAGCGACGTGGCCTTCACCGACACGGTGAAGGCCATCCAGACGCGCAAGGGTTCGCGCCACGGTTATGCACGCATGGAGCAGAGCGGTGCGTGGGAGAGTCGCATCACGCCGGAGTTGGCCGATTTTCTGGCGACGCAAACCAGCATCTACATGGCGACCGCCAATGCAGAAGGCCAACCCTACATCCAGCACCGCGGCGGGCCGGCCGGTTTTCTACGTGTGCTGGACGAGCACACCATTGGTTTTGTGGACTACGCTGGCAACAAGCAATACATCAGCGCGGGCAACTTGGCGGAGAACGCCAAGGCGCACCTTTTCCTGATGGACTACGCGCACCGCCAGCGCATCAAGATATGGGGCGAGGCACGCGTGGTGGAAGGTGACGCGGCTTTGGTGGAGCGGCTCATGCCCGAGGGCTACAAGGCACGCGCCGAACAGGTGATTCTGTTCACCGTCAGTGCCTGGGACACCAACTGCCCCCAGCACATTCCGGTGCGCTTTGAGGCGGCGGATGTACAGGCGGCACTGGACGTGCGCGACGCGCGCATCCGCGAACTGGAAACTGCGTTGCAGCAGCTACGCGGTACGACCTAG
- a CDS encoding 3'-5' exonuclease, with protein MQAHPIQHHPTPDKDAIALLPAFERLGLDRITLVTTGTDARVAFSALTQAKAWGFDTESKPTFKVGEVSDGPHILQLSTPERAWVFQLHQPECRAVAAELLALGGIAKAGFGLGDDKKRIIHKLGIEPQGILELNTIFRERGYRKDMGVKGAVAVLFNQRFIKSKKAATSNWANARLTEAQLVYAANDAYAAIRVYNALGLAGS; from the coding sequence ATGCAAGCCCACCCCATTCAGCACCACCCCACGCCCGACAAAGACGCCATTGCCCTGCTGCCTGCTTTTGAGCGGCTGGGGCTGGACCGCATCACCCTGGTGACCACCGGCACAGACGCCCGTGTGGCCTTTTCCGCGCTCACGCAGGCCAAGGCCTGGGGCTTTGATACCGAGTCCAAACCCACCTTCAAAGTGGGCGAAGTGTCCGACGGGCCGCACATTCTGCAGCTGTCCACGCCCGAGCGGGCCTGGGTGTTCCAGTTGCACCAGCCTGAATGCCGCGCTGTGGCGGCCGAGCTGCTGGCACTGGGCGGTATTGCCAAGGCCGGCTTTGGCCTGGGCGATGACAAGAAACGCATCATCCACAAGCTGGGCATCGAGCCGCAGGGCATTCTGGAGCTCAACACCATCTTCCGTGAGCGCGGCTACCGCAAGGACATGGGCGTGAAGGGCGCGGTGGCGGTGCTGTTCAACCAGCGCTTTATCAAATCCAAGAAGGCCGCCACCAGCAACTGGGCCAATGCGCGGCTGACCGAGGCGCAACTGGTCTACGCCGCGAACGATGCGTATGCGGCGATTCGTGTCTACAACGCGCTGGGCCTAGCGGGCAGCTAG
- a CDS encoding DUF6172 family protein, whose protein sequence is MKKTFPLAVEGKNTDRLLDATKHEIRKYLKRERSRALPEGVDFWDFDCRFGTTADNAVVAHVAELIGLIDGAAKDGSPQFYIEILAKHGIRKPRDPADKPTLKNFLDEDEE, encoded by the coding sequence ATGAAAAAAACCTTTCCCCTCGCCGTAGAAGGCAAAAACACCGACCGCTTGCTGGATGCCACCAAGCACGAAATTCGCAAATACCTCAAGCGTGAACGCAGCCGCGCCCTACCCGAAGGTGTGGATTTTTGGGACTTTGACTGCCGCTTTGGCACCACGGCAGACAACGCGGTGGTGGCACATGTAGCCGAGCTCATTGGCCTGATTGATGGTGCCGCCAAAGACGGCAGCCCGCAGTTCTACATTGAAATTCTGGCCAAACACGGCATACGCAAGCCGCGCGATCCGGCCGACAAACCCACGCTGAAGAACTTCCTGGACGAAGACGAAGAATAG
- a CDS encoding DUF6910 family protein, whose amino-acid sequence MLTPSLVQTLLVDVTQHPRGQAHLSAASGLVRVRQRLYVVADDELHLGIFDDCTAVGMVPTPGTLLRLLDGDLPQDKSKRKKAKPDFESLVLLPPLPGCPAGALLALGSGSRPNRETGVLVALDVQGMPNGRMGLVDLAPLYAPLHKRFADVNIEGALIVSGELLLLQRGNKGDGRSACIRFDWNLVAPWLAGQKAQPPAAKSIQVIPLGEVDGVPLGFTDGAALHGGAWIFSAVAEDTDNSVQDGACVGSVIGIVAPDGQVSQLYPLQGAPKVEGIAVQADGAGWQVTLATDPDDPKVPSALLQLRVPGIQS is encoded by the coding sequence ATGCTGACCCCCTCCCTGGTCCAGACCTTGTTGGTGGACGTTACGCAGCACCCGCGTGGTCAGGCCCACCTGAGTGCTGCCAGTGGCTTGGTGCGCGTGCGCCAGCGTTTGTATGTGGTGGCGGACGACGAGCTGCACCTGGGCATCTTTGACGACTGCACGGCCGTGGGCATGGTGCCCACGCCGGGCACGCTGCTGCGTTTGCTGGACGGCGATTTGCCACAAGACAAAAGCAAACGCAAAAAAGCCAAACCTGATTTTGAAAGTCTGGTCCTGCTGCCACCCCTGCCGGGTTGCCCTGCAGGCGCGCTACTGGCACTGGGCTCGGGCTCGCGGCCCAACCGCGAAACCGGTGTGCTGGTGGCGCTGGACGTGCAGGGCATGCCGAATGGGCGCATGGGTCTGGTGGACCTTGCCCCACTCTATGCGCCGCTGCACAAACGGTTTGCAGATGTCAACATTGAAGGCGCGCTGATCGTCAGCGGCGAGTTGCTGTTACTGCAGCGGGGCAACAAGGGCGATGGCCGCAGTGCCTGCATTCGCTTCGACTGGAATTTGGTGGCTCCCTGGTTGGCAGGCCAGAAGGCCCAGCCGCCTGCAGCCAAAAGCATCCAGGTCATCCCGCTGGGCGAAGTGGATGGCGTGCCGCTGGGTTTTACCGATGGTGCCGCGTTGCACGGCGGCGCATGGATATTCAGTGCTGTGGCCGAAGACACCGACAACAGCGTGCAGGACGGCGCTTGCGTGGGTTCGGTCATCGGCATCGTGGCGCCTGACGGCCAGGTCAGCCAGCTGTACCCACTGCAAGGCGCCCCCAAGGTGGAAGGTATTGCTGTGCAAGCGGATGGAGCAGGCTGGCAGGTCACGCTGGCGACCGACCCGGATGATCCCAAAGTGCCGTCAGCGCTTTTGCAACTGCGTGTACCTGGAATTCAGAGCTAA
- a CDS encoding RcnB family protein has protein sequence MKSSAIVCAIAAASMGFSTLSLAKDDDRRGPGNAPPWVQQQGNGHGDKDRGGRNDQQGRNDDRRDGRGDDRHDGRPDGRGDDRHDPRYAQPRFDQRYERSNDRRDYYNARGPAFYRGGYIPREYRRHEYVVVDYRVHHLAPPPPRHEWVQVGADYVLIAIATGLIAHIVLSH, from the coding sequence ATGAAATCCTCCGCCATCGTGTGTGCCATTGCTGCGGCAAGCATGGGGTTCAGCACCCTTTCACTTGCCAAAGACGATGACCGGCGCGGCCCGGGCAACGCACCTCCGTGGGTGCAGCAACAGGGCAACGGCCACGGTGACAAAGACCGCGGTGGGCGCAACGACCAACAAGGACGCAATGACGACCGCCGAGACGGCCGTGGCGATGACCGCCATGATGGCCGCCCCGATGGACGCGGTGATGACAGGCATGACCCACGCTATGCACAGCCCCGCTTTGACCAGCGCTACGAGCGCTCCAATGACCGGCGCGATTACTACAACGCGCGCGGCCCGGCGTTCTACCGTGGTGGCTATATCCCGCGCGAATACCGCCGCCATGAATACGTGGTGGTGGACTACCGGGTACACCACCTGGCCCCACCACCGCCACGCCACGAATGGGTGCAAGTGGGAGCCGACTATGTGCTGATTGCCATCGCCACCGGACTGATTGCACACATCGTGCTCAGCCACTAA
- a CDS encoding globin family protein: MNSDQINLVQSTFEDVRPIAPVAAELFYARLFALDPSLKPLFKSDMSKQGTMLMSMLGSAVKGLSDLDALAPVLRNLGARHVDYGVKDEHYVTVGTALLWTLDQGLGPKFTPEVREAWTAAYGLLADVMQFGALEVQRIKRHESEAASA; the protein is encoded by the coding sequence ATGAACTCCGACCAAATCAACCTCGTCCAGTCCACCTTCGAAGATGTGCGCCCGATTGCGCCCGTGGCCGCCGAGTTGTTTTATGCCCGTCTTTTCGCCCTGGACCCTTCGCTCAAACCACTGTTCAAGAGTGATATGTCCAAACAAGGCACCATGCTGATGTCCATGTTGGGTTCGGCCGTCAAGGGCCTGAGCGACCTGGACGCGCTGGCCCCCGTGTTGCGCAACCTGGGCGCCCGCCATGTCGATTACGGCGTGAAGGACGAACATTACGTCACTGTGGGCACTGCACTGCTGTGGACGCTGGACCAAGGTCTGGGCCCGAAGTTCACCCCCGAGGTGCGCGAGGCCTGGACGGCAGCTTACGGCCTGCTGGCGGACGTGATGCAGTTTGGCGCCCTGGAAGTCCAGCGTATCAAGCGCCACGAGAGCGAAGCGGCTTCTGCCTGA
- a CDS encoding sigma 54-interacting transcriptional regulator: MARILVVDDDEDLLKSLSMRLRYEGHIVTAAESGAVALSRLDLEVPHMVITDLRMPGMDGLQLFEAIHRRYPLMPVVILTANGTIPDAVQALQKGVFGYITKPFEGVALMREVDRALAISNALGADMPGESPGESWREAIITRSPRMEKLLAEARRMAQSDASLLIYGESGTGKELLARAVHASSNRSEESFVAVNCGAIPENLVESELFGHVKGAFTGAVRDSAGMFTTAHQGTIFLDEIADLPLAMQVKLLRVLQEREVRPVGASKSHKIDVRVISACNRKLEDEVAAGRFREDLFYRLNVVSLTLPPLAERREDIPMLANYFMQSLALRYAKPVSTFGPGGLELLSAAPWPGNVRQLQNVVEKCVVMSAGPLIPVTLVQGALSTAGGAELLPLDEARREFERDYLTSLLKITNGNVAQAAKLAQRNRTDFYALMGRHQLEPAQFKG; encoded by the coding sequence ATGGCGCGGATTCTGGTGGTAGATGACGATGAGGACTTGCTGAAGTCCCTCTCCATGCGCCTGCGCTATGAGGGCCACATCGTCACCGCCGCTGAGAGTGGTGCCGTGGCCCTGTCCCGGCTGGACCTGGAAGTCCCGCACATGGTCATCACCGACCTGCGCATGCCCGGCATGGACGGGCTGCAACTGTTCGAGGCCATCCACCGCCGTTACCCGCTGATGCCGGTGGTCATCCTCACCGCCAACGGCACCATTCCCGACGCTGTGCAGGCCCTGCAAAAGGGTGTGTTCGGCTACATCACCAAACCGTTTGAAGGCGTGGCACTGATGCGCGAGGTGGACCGCGCACTGGCGATCTCCAATGCGCTGGGTGCCGACATGCCAGGCGAGTCACCGGGTGAGAGCTGGCGCGAAGCCATCATCACGCGCAGCCCGCGCATGGAAAAACTGCTGGCTGAAGCGCGCCGCATGGCGCAGAGCGATGCCTCGCTGTTGATCTATGGCGAAAGTGGCACCGGCAAGGAGTTGCTGGCGCGCGCGGTGCACGCATCGAGCAACCGCAGCGAAGAGAGTTTTGTCGCCGTGAATTGCGGCGCCATTCCCGAGAACCTGGTGGAGTCCGAGCTGTTTGGCCACGTCAAAGGCGCGTTCACCGGTGCCGTGCGCGATAGCGCGGGCATGTTCACCACGGCGCACCAGGGCACGATTTTTCTGGACGAGATTGCCGACCTGCCGCTGGCCATGCAGGTCAAGCTGCTGCGCGTGCTGCAGGAGCGCGAGGTGCGCCCGGTGGGCGCGAGCAAGTCGCACAAGATAGACGTGCGTGTGATTTCGGCCTGCAACCGCAAGCTCGAAGACGAGGTGGCCGCAGGCCGCTTTCGCGAAGACCTGTTTTACCGGCTCAACGTGGTGAGCCTCACGCTGCCGCCGCTGGCCGAGCGGCGCGAAGACATTCCGATGCTGGCCAACTACTTCATGCAAAGCCTGGCGCTGCGTTATGCCAAACCGGTGAGCACTTTCGGGCCCGGCGGGCTGGAGCTGCTCAGTGCCGCACCCTGGCCAGGCAATGTGCGGCAGTTGCAAAACGTGGTGGAGAAGTGTGTGGTCATGAGCGCCGGGCCGCTGATCCCGGTCACGCTGGTGCAGGGTGCTTTAAGCACCGCTGGAGGGGCCGAATTGCTGCCGCTGGACGAGGCACGCCGCGAATTTGAGCGCGACTACCTCACCAGCCTGCTCAAGATCACCAACGGCAATGTGGCCCAGGCCGCCAAGCTGGCGCAGCGCAACCGCACCGACTTTTATGCGCTGATGGGCCGCCACCAATTGGAGCCTGCGCAGTTCAAGGGCTGA
- a CDS encoding bifunctional helix-turn-helix transcriptional regulator/GNAT family N-acetyltransferase: MNTPTHAAATEHVKALRGFNRFYTQRIGVLSPYLGGALSLTEVRVLYELAHHPAAEPALTASALAQRLGLDMGYLSRILRRFEARVWLKRKPSPKDARHSLLTLTQAGHKAFAPLQQQSRDEAAALLGTVPPAQQGMVVEAMRTIEQLLAPVAAAQPGVVLRDPRSGDMGWVVQQHGEIYAREYGFTAEFEALVAELVARYIRNYQPEWERCWIAERGGQRVGAVFVVRKSKQVAQLRMLILTPQARGLGLGGQLTDVCIAFARDKGYRKMVLWTNQCLDAARAIYAKRGFVLARSEVHHSFGQTQVGETWELRL; the protein is encoded by the coding sequence ATGAACACCCCAACACACGCCGCCGCGACCGAACATGTCAAGGCATTGCGCGGCTTCAACCGCTTTTACACCCAGCGCATCGGCGTGTTGTCGCCCTATCTGGGTGGTGCGCTGTCGCTCACCGAGGTGCGCGTGTTGTACGAGCTGGCCCACCATCCAGCGGCCGAGCCTGCGCTGACGGCGTCCGCACTCGCGCAACGCCTGGGATTGGACATGGGCTACCTGAGTCGCATCCTGCGTCGCTTTGAGGCGAGGGTCTGGCTCAAGCGCAAACCGTCGCCCAAGGATGCGCGGCACAGTCTGCTGACACTGACCCAGGCGGGGCACAAGGCCTTTGCACCGCTGCAGCAACAGTCGCGCGACGAAGCGGCTGCACTGCTGGGCACGGTGCCACCCGCGCAGCAGGGCATGGTGGTAGAGGCCATGCGCACCATTGAGCAACTGCTGGCACCTGTTGCCGCAGCACAGCCCGGCGTGGTGCTGCGCGACCCGCGCTCTGGCGACATGGGCTGGGTGGTGCAGCAGCACGGTGAAATCTACGCCCGCGAATACGGCTTTACCGCGGAGTTTGAAGCGCTGGTGGCCGAGCTGGTGGCCCGCTACATTCGCAACTACCAGCCCGAGTGGGAGCGCTGCTGGATTGCCGAGCGGGGTGGCCAGCGTGTGGGCGCCGTGTTTGTGGTGCGCAAGTCCAAACAGGTAGCGCAACTGCGCATGCTGATCCTCACCCCGCAGGCACGCGGGCTGGGCCTGGGTGGACAACTGACGGACGTTTGTATTGCCTTTGCGCGCGACAAGGGTTACCGCAAGATGGTGCTGTGGACCAACCAGTGTCTGGACGCTGCACGCGCCATTTACGCCAAACGCGGCTTTGTGCTGGCCCGCAGTGAGGTGCACCACAGCTTCGGACAGACCCAGGTGGGCGAGACCTGGGAGCTGCGACTCTGA
- a CDS encoding oxidoreductase-like domain-containing protein: MSTQTTPFLQPTTDRASAQARCSALCAQAAQYGLALRAPPLEPTTCCGRGCNGCVWESYYDALVYWREDALAALASVNT; encoded by the coding sequence ATGTCAACCCAGACCACACCTTTCCTCCAGCCAACAACAGACCGCGCGTCCGCCCAAGCCCGGTGCAGCGCCTTGTGCGCGCAGGCAGCACAATACGGACTGGCATTGCGCGCACCACCACTCGAACCCACCACCTGCTGCGGGCGGGGCTGTAATGGCTGTGTGTGGGAGAGCTACTACGATGCGTTGGTCTATTGGCGCGAAGACGCACTGGCGGCACTGGCTTCTGTCAACACCTAG
- the acpS gene encoding holo-ACP synthase, with product MIYGIGTDICDVRRIRASLEKHGDRFAAKVLSEGEFKTWKARSARWPERGVRYLATRFSAKEAFSKAIGLGMRMPMTWRLCEIDKLPSGAPFVVLHGGLKEWFEARSLSAHISVTDETDYAASFCVVETADAAFAGKSGL from the coding sequence ATGATTTACGGCATCGGCACCGACATCTGCGACGTGCGCCGTATCCGCGCCAGTCTGGAGAAACACGGCGACCGTTTTGCCGCCAAGGTGTTGAGCGAGGGTGAATTCAAAACCTGGAAGGCCCGCAGTGCCCGCTGGCCAGAACGTGGTGTGCGTTATCTGGCCACCCGATTCAGTGCAAAAGAAGCGTTCAGCAAGGCCATTGGCCTGGGCATGCGTATGCCCATGACCTGGCGCCTGTGCGAGATCGACAAGCTGCCCAGTGGCGCGCCCTTTGTGGTCCTGCACGGTGGCCTGAAAGAATGGTTTGAGGCGCGCAGTTTGAGCGCCCATATTAGCGTGACTGACGAGACCGACTACGCCGCGAGTTTTTGCGTGGTGGAGACGGCAGACGCTGCATTTGCAGGTAAAAGTGGTCTCTAA
- a CDS encoding pyridoxine 5'-phosphate synthase yields the protein MTTHLSVNLNKVALVRNTRHLGIPSVTRAATLCLQAGAAGITVHPRPDARHIRADDVRELGELLKAWPDREYNIEGNPFHNLMDTVRDLLDRKLPVHQVTFVPDSEGQFTSDHGWNFPQDANRLRPLIQHAKAWGLRVSLFMDADPAAMLAAKEVGADRVELYTEPYAAAWGTPEQGAQLERFAAAARAALKVGLGVNAGHDLNRDNLAAFARALPGLQEVSIGHALIADALELGYDATVKAYLDCLK from the coding sequence ATGACAACCCATCTCTCCGTCAACCTCAACAAAGTCGCCCTGGTGCGCAATACGCGGCACCTGGGCATCCCCAGCGTCACGCGCGCAGCCACGCTGTGCCTGCAGGCCGGTGCGGCGGGCATCACCGTGCACCCGCGCCCTGACGCACGCCACATCCGCGCCGATGATGTGCGCGAGCTGGGGGAATTGCTCAAGGCCTGGCCGGACCGTGAATACAACATCGAAGGCAACCCCTTCCACAACCTGATGGACACGGTGCGTGATCTGCTGGACCGCAAGCTGCCGGTACACCAAGTCACTTTTGTGCCCGACTCTGAGGGCCAGTTCACCAGCGACCACGGTTGGAACTTCCCCCAAGACGCAAACCGCCTGCGCCCGCTGATTCAACATGCGAAAGCCTGGGGACTGCGTGTGAGCCTGTTCATGGACGCGGATCCTGCCGCGATGTTGGCCGCCAAGGAGGTCGGTGCCGATCGTGTTGAGCTTTACACCGAGCCTTATGCCGCTGCCTGGGGCACGCCGGAGCAGGGCGCCCAACTGGAACGCTTTGCCGCCGCCGCGCGTGCCGCGCTGAAAGTGGGGCTGGGTGTGAATGCCGGCCACGACCTTAACCGCGACAACCTGGCTGCTTTCGCACGCGCTTTGCCGGGGCTGCAGGAGGTGTCCATCGGCCACGCGCTGATTGCCGATGCGCTGGAATTGGGTTACGACGCCACCGTCAAGGCGTATTTGGACTGTTTGAAATGA
- the recO gene encoding DNA repair protein RecO, whose protein sequence is MATNKRISDEPAYVLHRYDWSESSLILEVFTRHYGRIALVAKGAKRPTSSFRPILLPLQPLHVAYGGDAEIRTLKSAEWQGGHVMPTGDALLSGYYLNELLLTLLARDDTHAALFDIYDHVVKVIASEHGEVLQAALRTWELLLLREIGLLPALDRQTMTLAPLQPDARYLLVPEGGLRQAGSEDRAALTGAQWLQLHAAVQDGAPFTTTLRACADMMAELKPQLRHLLHYHCGVKTLRTRQMMIDIQAL, encoded by the coding sequence TTGGCTACGAATAAGCGAATCTCCGACGAGCCCGCGTATGTGCTGCACCGCTACGACTGGAGCGAGTCCAGCCTGATTCTGGAAGTTTTTACCCGCCACTACGGCCGCATCGCGCTGGTGGCCAAAGGCGCCAAGCGGCCTACCTCCAGCTTCCGTCCCATCCTGCTGCCGCTGCAGCCCCTGCATGTCGCCTATGGCGGTGACGCCGAGATTCGCACCCTGAAGAGCGCCGAATGGCAGGGTGGCCACGTCATGCCTACGGGCGACGCGCTGCTATCGGGCTACTACCTCAACGAACTGCTGCTCACGCTGCTGGCACGCGATGACACGCATGCCGCGTTGTTTGACATTTACGACCATGTGGTCAAAGTGATTGCCAGCGAACATGGTGAGGTGCTGCAGGCTGCGCTGCGCACCTGGGAGCTGCTGCTGCTGCGTGAGATTGGTCTGTTGCCGGCCTTGGATCGCCAGACCATGACACTGGCACCGCTGCAGCCCGACGCGCGTTACCTACTGGTGCCCGAGGGCGGCCTGCGCCAGGCAGGCAGCGAAGACCGAGCGGCACTGACCGGCGCGCAGTGGCTGCAGTTGCACGCTGCCGTGCAGGACGGCGCGCCGTTCACCACCACGCTGCGCGCCTGTGCTGACATGATGGCCGAGCTCAAACCCCAACTGCGCCACTTGCTGCACTACCATTGCGGTGTCAAAACCCTGCGCACGCGGCAGATGATGATTGATATTCAGGCGTTATAG
- the era gene encoding GTPase Era, producing MLEGLLKSTPKLAQPGTKAEDQRCGLVAIVGKPNVGKSTLLNALVGQKISITSRKAQTTRHRITGMHTLGNTQFVFVDTPGFQTLHANALNKSLNKTVQGAVADVDLILFVVEAGSFTPADARVLALLGKDIPTLLIANKLDNVHRRGDIAPWLQTMTDKHKFAEFVPMSAKNAKDIPRLLAICEKYLPEQAWWYAEDELTDRSEKFLASELVREKLFRLTGDELPYTSTVIIDKFEEEPPQKKGQKRLLRIAATIVVERDTHKAMVIGDKGERIKRIGMETRVELEKLADAKVFLEMWVKVRSGWADDEARVRSFGYE from the coding sequence ATGCTGGAAGGCCTGCTCAAAAGCACACCGAAGCTGGCGCAGCCGGGCACGAAGGCTGAGGACCAGCGCTGCGGATTGGTGGCGATTGTGGGCAAGCCCAATGTGGGCAAGTCCACACTGCTCAACGCCTTGGTGGGCCAGAAGATCAGCATCACGTCGCGCAAGGCGCAGACGACGCGCCACCGTATTACCGGCATGCACACCTTGGGCAACACCCAGTTTGTGTTTGTGGACACACCGGGTTTCCAGACCCTGCATGCCAACGCATTGAATAAGTCGTTGAACAAAACCGTGCAAGGCGCGGTGGCGGATGTGGATTTGATTTTGTTTGTGGTGGAAGCTGGCAGCTTTACGCCCGCTGACGCGCGCGTATTGGCGCTGTTGGGCAAAGACATCCCCACCCTGTTGATCGCCAACAAGCTCGACAATGTCCACCGTCGTGGTGATATTGCGCCCTGGCTGCAAACCATGACGGACAAACACAAGTTTGCCGAGTTTGTGCCCATGTCGGCGAAGAACGCCAAAGACATTCCCCGCTTGCTCGCGATATGTGAAAAGTACCTGCCCGAGCAGGCTTGGTGGTACGCCGAGGACGAGCTGACTGACCGCAGCGAGAAATTCCTGGCCAGCGAGCTGGTGCGCGAAAAGCTGTTTCGCCTCACTGGGGATGAACTCCCTTACACGTCCACCGTCATCATTGACAAGTTTGAAGAAGAGCCGCCGCAGAAGAAGGGCCAGAAGCGCCTGCTGCGCATTGCCGCGACCATTGTGGTGGAGCGCGACACGCACAAGGCCATGGTGATCGGTGACAAGGGCGAGCGCATCAAGCGCATCGGCATGGAAACCCGCGTGGAACTGGAAAAGCTGGCCGACGCCAAAGTTTTCCTGGAGATGTGGGTGAAAGTGCGCTCTGGCTGGGCCGACGACGAAGCGCGGGTGCGCAGCTTTGGCTACGAATAA